ACCAAATCGTTTAAATTTACCCCAATtgggtttttttttgtctttaatTAAAGGACTGGCAATAACTGGCTAGCTAGCGTCTCTCCGTTACGCGATAAGggcagttttttttgtttttaatttagtgcAGTACAAAAGGACAAAGTTCTTTATTTTGTCACATTAACACAAATTGTATTGTGGTAATCGTGGGAATCATTACTAATTGTAATTACCAATACTTTTACCATTAGTGTCAGATTATACCATAATTTAGAATGATGCAATTTCTCTTTAATTATTTAAAGGACAAAATAATAAAGTAATAGGCGTGCGTAAGTGGTATACCTACTCACTTTTGAACTATAAATGGGACTTGCATAAGTTATTCGTTTTATTTGTTCTTGTCCGTGAAAGTGAACTCATATCATATCTGCTTCTATAACAATCGCGTGTAAATAAACATTAACATATTGTGTTTGTTTATTTCATATAGTTTTTACATCAGTCTGTAAATTAGTTTACAATGGTCTTCATAGGTTTATGTAAGTTCATAGTGTAATAATTTGTGGCTTATTTTCTTACACACAAAATGATATATGTATGaatcttattaaaaataaaagagaaTCGAGAGCAATTTCGAGCAGTAACATTCTATGGCGACCCTGGTGTTGCTACAAAACCCATTATAGCCATTTTAGATGTTTTGCTAAGCCTCTAGAGAAGTCATGTAGGAAATAACCCAGGTTGTGtacattttttaataatgtttGCTCTGCAGATGGACGCCTGGCGCAGCAGTATGAGGCCAAGCTACAGCAGAGCCTTCAGGAGCTGCGCGAGCAGCAGGAGGCCAACATCAAGGCCAACCGCGAGGACATCGAGGCCATGTATGAGAACAAGGTATGCCACGACAATTATTATTGTTGTAATtgttgtatacatattttgatatCTATTAGAGAAGTTAGCATAGGTTTTATTGTTGCAGTAAGCTAGAAATTTCTCGTTACCGCCTGGTAGAGTGGCCAGTtaatgtataataataataatatatttataaattatggtctaaaagttattaattaattGAAGTAATTTTTAAAATGTCCATTGCATGCGCTTCCGTTAATTTCTGAGAGCATTTAATATGTTAGTGATATAAACTACAGAAAAATCGGATTAAACGTAAATATTGGACAGTGTGCCAATCAGCACAATATTATCAGCGCGTGACGATAACTAGACACAAGTTAGCGCACGCGCTTCTAAAGACCACAATCAGCAAACGCAATCATACATTTACTGACATTCAATACAAAATTGAACCATTTACCTCTCtagtatacatatataaagTTGTTACTTATGTGTTCAGATGAAGAACCTGCACGCGGCCGCCAATCGCAATAGCAACGCCGCCTCGGTGGCGGTAGAAGAGCTCCGCACCATGCGCACACGCATGGACTCGCTCAACTCCACGCTCAACGACCTGGAGAACAAGAACGCGGCGCTCAGCGTGAGTACTCTTGTCTATGGCGCAATTCATACTATATCAATTTTTTGTCAGTGTTTTAATAAGTGTATTGCGCAATTCATACTATATAAAATGTTTGTCAGTGTTTTAATAAGTGTATCGATTGATTCATTTGAAATATTGTAGAACCGTTGCCGCGAGCTGGAGCGTCAGCTGGAGGCGGAGCGCGCTCGCCACGCCGAGGACCTGGCCTCCCTGGAGCAGGAGCTGGCCCGTCTGCGGGACGAGATGGCCGCGCAGCTGCGCGAGTACGCCACGCTCATGGACATCAAGATCTTGCTCGATCACGAGATCGCCACCTACAGGACGCTGCTCGAGGGCGAGGAGGACAGGTCGGTGCCAGTTTATCGTAGGGTATAAGGGTTAAAATGTCTATGAAAGAGGTGACAGACCTCTCCGGTTCTTTCACTCTTATTTCTCTGTTACATAAATTGTGATCTTAAAAGTTGTCGTACTAAAAGGTGTATTGTCGTCCAGGCTGAACTTGACGTCGCAGTCGCCGGGCCGCAGCTCGTCGCGCGCGTCGGCCTCGGGCGCCAGCGCGAGCGGGCGCGGCACGCCGGGCCGGCGCGCCACGCCGCTGCGCGCCGCGCGCAAGCGCACGCTGCTCGACGAGAGCGAGGAGCGCAGCCTCGCCGACTACAGCGTCACCTCCAGCGCCAAGGGCGACCTCGAGGTCGCCGAGGCCTGCCCCGACGGCAAGTTCGTCAAGATCCGCAACAAGGGCAAGAAGGTGACTCCCGCTTATTTACTCTATACGACTTGCGAAAGTTTCATCCCGAGTGCGCGCCGCTCGACGAGAGCGAGGAACGCGGTCTGTGACTATAGCTCGATTAAAAAATGAGCTAATCGTTGAATTCCACAGGAGCACAGCCTGAGCGGCTACCAGGTGGTTCGCAAGGCGGGCGAGCAGGAGACCATCTTCAAGTTCCACCGCACCGTGAAGCTGGAGCCGGGCGGCGTGGCCACGGTGTGGTCGGCCGACACGGGCGCCGAGCACGACCCGCCGCGCGACATCGTCATGAAGGGCCAGAAGTGGTTCGTCGCTGACAACTTCACCACCGCGCTGCTCAACAATGAACAGGAGGTTAGTTGCTTGCAAGTGTAAACTTGACTCACCCTAAATGTATCGGTGCACTAAAACTGTCAAAAATTGACAGCTGAAATAACGACCTTCAAGTTTCCAGAATTAAATTTTTCTTTGCTAATCCTATATCAGACACCTTCATCAGAATCATCAGtaactggccggaaaaagcACTACAACGGGACGGGAGTTGTAgaaatcaaggggagaggccttgtgaccagcagtgggacactataacgggctaattaaaaaaccgggcaagtgcgagtcggactcgcgcacgaagggttccgtaccataatgcaaaaaaaaaaaacaaaaaaaaaagcaaaa
This genomic interval from Cydia splendana chromosome 4, ilCydSple1.2, whole genome shotgun sequence contains the following:
- the LOC134789788 gene encoding lamin-C-like; translated protein: MSSKTKKTVTSSSNISVVSSVQSPQQSSTPVGSRPSSSAGRPSSPLSPTRHTRLQEKDALQNLNDRLAAYIDKVRQLESENSGLRREIQTTQEVVTREVSNIKGMYEHELQDARKLLDDTSREKAKLEIDLKRLYEENDDLKKRLDKKTKDCTQAENLARHYETRFTEESNKYNSALADKKKAQDEARELAKELEKLRKVYADTRKTLEEEMLCRIDMENTVQSLREELSFKDQVFQQELQETRTRRQVEISEIDGRLAQQYEAKLQQSLQELREQQEANIKANREDIEAMYENKMKNLHAAANRNSNAASVAVEELRTMRTRMDSLNSTLNDLENKNAALSNRCRELERQLEAERARHAEDLASLEQELARLRDEMAAQLREYATLMDIKILLDHEIATYRTLLEGEEDRLNLTSQSPGRSSSRASASGASASGRGTPGRRATPLRAARKRTLLDESEERSLADYSVTSSAKGDLEVAEACPDGKFVKIRNKGKKEHSLSGYQVVRKAGEQETIFKFHRTVKLEPGGVATVWSADTGAEHDPPRDIVMKGQKWFVADNFTTALLNNEQEEVAISERQRRQVSTSAQRHRELAHKFPRREQLGEIREGDENCRIM